A stretch of Longibacter salinarum DNA encodes these proteins:
- the prfA gene encoding peptide chain release factor 1 — MIELEKLEKIKRRFEEIEQLMADPEVATDSSRMQELGREHGELRDVVAAIRTYENLLQEKSDLEELVETEDGEMKDLAQYELEELTARLPSVEHELKMMLIPKDPEDKKDAIVEIRAGTGGDEAALFAGDLFRLYTKFAEKKGWKYEVMEIAEGTQGGFKEVVFGVQGKGVFGTFKYESGVHRVQRVPETESSGRIHTSAATVAVLPEAEEVDVDINPADIKIDTFRATGPGGQSVNTTDSAVRITHVPTDTVVSCQDEKSQHKNKAKAMRVLRSRLYEKKLEAQRKERDEARRSQVGSGDRSAKIRTYNFPQDRVTDHRLEGSEKNHALQDIIDGDLDPIINALRAEENAERLANL, encoded by the coding sequence ATGATCGAATTAGAGAAGCTAGAGAAGATAAAACGCCGTTTTGAGGAGATCGAGCAGTTGATGGCCGATCCAGAAGTGGCCACCGACTCCTCGCGGATGCAAGAGTTAGGTCGCGAGCATGGAGAGTTGCGGGACGTTGTTGCAGCCATTCGAACGTATGAAAATCTGCTGCAGGAGAAGTCCGACCTGGAGGAGCTCGTGGAGACAGAAGATGGCGAAATGAAGGACCTCGCCCAGTACGAGCTGGAGGAACTGACCGCCCGGCTGCCGTCGGTCGAGCATGAGCTCAAGATGATGCTCATTCCGAAGGATCCAGAGGACAAGAAGGACGCCATTGTCGAGATTCGTGCGGGCACGGGTGGAGACGAAGCCGCACTCTTCGCCGGCGATCTCTTTCGCCTCTACACGAAGTTTGCAGAGAAGAAGGGCTGGAAGTACGAGGTGATGGAGATTGCCGAGGGGACGCAGGGCGGATTCAAGGAGGTTGTTTTCGGTGTCCAGGGGAAGGGCGTGTTCGGCACATTCAAATACGAGAGTGGCGTTCACCGTGTCCAGCGCGTTCCAGAGACGGAGTCGAGCGGCCGCATTCACACGTCAGCAGCGACGGTTGCCGTGCTCCCCGAAGCGGAGGAGGTAGACGTGGACATCAATCCGGCCGATATTAAGATCGACACCTTCCGCGCAACGGGCCCCGGCGGTCAGTCGGTAAATACGACGGACTCGGCCGTCCGGATCACGCACGTGCCGACGGATACCGTCGTGTCGTGCCAGGACGAGAAGAGCCAGCACAAGAACAAGGCGAAAGCCATGCGGGTGCTGCGGTCGCGCCTGTATGAGAAAAAGCTTGAGGCGCAGCGCAAGGAGCGGGACGAGGCCCGTCGCTCGCAGGTCGGAAGTGGCGATCGTTCGGCTAAAATCCGCACGTACAACTTCCCGCAGGATCGCGTCACCGATCATCGGCTGGAGGGGAGCGAGAAAAATCACGCGCTGCAGGACATCATCGACGGCGATCTCGACCCGATCATCAACGCCCTCCGTGCGGAAGAAAATGCCGAGCGGCTGGCGAATCTATAA
- the rpsR gene encoding 30S ribosomal protein S18, producing MANNNEQDYEHIEYVDYKDTEFLQQFMNNQGKILPRRVTGVPARVQRQLTVAIKRARHLSLLSFVEDNVR from the coding sequence ATGGCGAATAACAACGAGCAGGATTACGAGCATATCGAGTACGTCGACTACAAGGACACGGAGTTCTTGCAGCAGTTCATGAACAACCAGGGCAAGATCTTGCCCCGTCGTGTGACCGGCGTTCCGGCACGCGTTCAGCGTCAGCTGACGGTCGCGATCAAGCGAGCCCGTCACCTCTCGCTGCTCTCCTTCGTCGAGGATAACGTCCGATAA
- the rpsF gene encoding 30S ribosomal protein S6: MASKKNQYELTYVISGVVKQNQIDDIVRSITQYVEGNGGEIIEVDEWGNQRLAYEIDKKRSGYYVNMYFRAPGDLIPKVERQMQINDDILRYLSLRMDAKMVRHYEKQKKRAARKAEEEAAAAEAEAEAEGEEDDE; the protein is encoded by the coding sequence ATGGCATCGAAGAAAAATCAGTACGAGCTCACATACGTCATCAGTGGGGTCGTCAAACAGAACCAGATCGACGACATCGTCCGCTCCATCACACAGTATGTGGAAGGCAACGGCGGTGAGATCATCGAAGTCGACGAGTGGGGCAACCAGCGCCTCGCGTACGAGATCGACAAGAAGCGTAGCGGATACTACGTCAACATGTACTTCCGCGCGCCGGGCGACCTGATTCCGAAGGTCGAGCGTCAGATGCAGATCAACGACGACATCCTCCGCTACCTCTCGCTGCGGATGGACGCCAAGATGGTCCGCCATTACGAGAAGCAGAAGAAGCGTGCCGCGCGCAAAGCGGAGGAAGAAGCTGCCGCCGCTGAAGCTGAAGCCGAAGCGGAAGGAGAGGAGGACGACGAATAA
- a CDS encoding Na+/H+ antiporter subunit E: MNLFFLNLALAAAWAAVNGSFSAATLAVGFVLGYLVVLIARPVLGPSAYYWGLWRVLAFLTYYVWELVWSSIRVAIDVLNPRLKVRPAVVRVPLIIRSDVEVTLLANLISLTPGTLSLDVEGGNTALYIHAMDVDEPDRLRQEIRDRLERRVVSLTSPR, from the coding sequence ATGAACCTGTTCTTTCTAAATCTCGCTCTCGCCGCAGCGTGGGCAGCGGTGAACGGGTCTTTTTCCGCGGCAACACTTGCCGTTGGGTTTGTGCTTGGATACCTCGTGGTGTTGATCGCGCGGCCTGTTCTCGGGCCGTCTGCGTACTACTGGGGATTGTGGCGAGTCCTTGCATTCCTCACATATTACGTCTGGGAGTTGGTGTGGTCGAGCATCCGCGTGGCTATTGACGTTCTGAACCCGCGCTTGAAGGTGCGTCCCGCTGTAGTTCGAGTGCCTCTTATTATTCGATCGGATGTGGAAGTCACGCTACTGGCGAATCTGATTTCTCTCACGCCAGGCACACTGAGTCTGGATGTCGAGGGTGGGAATACTGCTCTTTACATCCACGCGATGGATGTAGATGAACCCGATCGGCTCAGGCAGGAGATTCGTGACAGGCTGGAGCGGCGCGTGGTTTCTCTTACATCTCCGCGCTAG
- a CDS encoding Na+/H+ antiporter subunit D → MADVLILPILVPLATMVATLLLWRAVWVQRVLHILGASALLVVSILIASMVWEGGILHFNVGSWRSPFGITLVADLFSAVMLFIVGLTGLAVAIYSIGSIDDEREKYGFYPLYHALIMGVSGAFLAGDLFNLYVWFEIMLISSFVLLVQGNEKEQLRGASTYVIINLLSSLCFLAAIGLLYGLTGSLNLADLAVRLPGVDAPGVVTTIAMLFVIAFGIKAAIFPLYFWLPASYHTPPVAVSAIFAGLLTKVGVYALIRVFTLLFTQDTGYTHGLLLGIALLTMVTGVLGAAAQYEFRKVLSFHIVSQIGYMVLGLALFTPLALLGAVFYIVHHIVVKTNLFLVSGIAHRYLDTFELTSLGGLYRSKAWLAILFSIPALSLAGLPPLSGFWAKLVIIRAGLEAEAYIAVAIALAVGLLTLYSMTKIWNEAFWKPLTRDVAEISEVNVSSIASTRSLIWMVAPVVLLAGVTLAIGLYAEPLAVAADRVAGELLLPEAYVDAVLGPASVAER, encoded by the coding sequence ATGGCAGATGTACTGATTCTCCCGATTCTCGTGCCTCTGGCCACGATGGTGGCGACGCTTCTTCTGTGGAGGGCCGTCTGGGTACAGCGGGTGCTCCACATACTGGGGGCATCGGCACTACTTGTCGTGTCCATACTGATCGCCTCAATGGTGTGGGAGGGAGGCATCCTGCATTTCAATGTGGGATCGTGGCGCTCCCCGTTTGGCATCACACTCGTGGCCGATCTGTTCAGTGCGGTCATGCTCTTCATCGTCGGATTGACCGGGCTGGCGGTGGCTATCTACTCGATCGGGTCAATTGACGACGAGCGCGAAAAGTACGGGTTTTACCCCCTGTATCATGCCCTCATCATGGGCGTGAGCGGAGCGTTCCTGGCGGGCGACCTGTTCAACCTGTACGTCTGGTTCGAGATTATGCTGATCAGCTCGTTCGTTCTTCTGGTCCAGGGGAACGAGAAGGAGCAGCTCCGCGGCGCGAGTACGTATGTGATCATCAACCTGCTGTCCTCTCTTTGTTTTCTCGCCGCAATCGGACTCCTTTACGGACTGACCGGGTCGCTCAACCTCGCTGATCTTGCTGTTCGCCTTCCCGGTGTCGATGCACCGGGAGTGGTGACGACCATAGCCATGTTGTTCGTGATTGCGTTTGGGATTAAAGCGGCGATCTTTCCGCTGTACTTCTGGCTTCCCGCTTCCTACCACACGCCGCCCGTGGCTGTATCGGCTATCTTCGCGGGGCTGCTCACGAAGGTGGGGGTCTACGCCCTGATTCGCGTGTTCACCCTGTTGTTTACCCAGGATACCGGATACACGCACGGGCTTCTTCTGGGAATCGCCTTGCTGACCATGGTCACCGGCGTGCTCGGTGCGGCGGCACAGTATGAGTTTCGAAAGGTGTTGTCGTTTCACATCGTCAGCCAGATCGGCTACATGGTGCTCGGGCTTGCGTTGTTCACCCCGCTCGCCCTGCTTGGCGCCGTCTTTTACATCGTGCACCACATCGTCGTCAAAACGAACCTCTTCCTCGTCAGCGGCATCGCGCACCGGTACCTGGACACGTTCGAATTGACATCGCTCGGCGGTCTGTACAGGTCGAAGGCCTGGTTGGCGATTCTCTTCTCTATTCCGGCTCTGTCGCTCGCGGGTTTACCTCCGCTGTCGGGCTTTTGGGCGAAGCTCGTGATCATTCGAGCGGGGCTGGAAGCGGAGGCATACATTGCCGTGGCGATTGCATTGGCTGTCGGCTTGTTGACGCTGTATTCGATGACGAAAATCTGGAATGAGGCGTTCTGGAAGCCGCTGACGCGGGACGTAGCCGAGATCAGTGAAGTGAATGTCTCATCCATTGCCTCAACGAGGTCGCTGATCTGGATGGTGGCGCCGGTTGTTCTCCTAGCCGGCGTGACACTCGCGATCGGACTCTATGCAGAGCCTCTGGCCGTGGCTGCCGACCGGGTGGCAGGTGAATTGTTGCTTCCCGAGGCCTACGTCGATGCCGTCCTCGGCCCGGCCTCCGTGGCTGAACGATAG
- a CDS encoding DUF5684 domain-containing protein has protein sequence MSDGAGAIFGATFFLLYLGLIAIVLASWWKIFTKADKPGWAGIVPIYNAIVLMDIIGRPGWWFILLMVPPPSPSYLASSSASTLRKASGKDPVMALPWCSCRSSCSPSWRLVMQNTKALRPQMRARRALPHNALNIVN, from the coding sequence ATGAGCGACGGCGCAGGTGCAATTTTTGGTGCTACATTCTTCCTTCTCTATCTCGGCCTCATCGCGATCGTGCTTGCATCGTGGTGGAAGATTTTCACCAAGGCAGATAAGCCTGGTTGGGCAGGGATTGTCCCTATCTACAACGCAATCGTATTGATGGACATCATCGGGCGACCTGGCTGGTGGTTCATCTTGCTGATGGTCCCCCCCCCCTCACCTTCATATTTGGCTTCATCGTCTGCATCGACCTTGCGAAAAGCTTCGGGAAAGGATCCGGTTATGGCATTGCCATGGTGTTCTTGCCGATCATCATGTTCCCCCTCCTGGCGTTTGGTGATGCAGAATACCAAGGCCCTGCGGCCGCAGATGCGGGCACGGCGAGCGCTACCGCATAATGCCCTGAACATCGTTAACTAA
- the rplI gene encoding 50S ribosomal protein L9 has product MKVILLQDVDHLGEKGEIHEVANGYGRNYLIPQGIARLATDGAIKQAREEQRQAARKQAAKADEAQDLADELEDMQVVFTAKVGEDNRIFGTVTTQQIAVELANRGYEIDRRSIDLDEDIREVGTYTAHIQLHPKVKAKLSIQVIPETGADF; this is encoded by the coding sequence ATGAAGGTCATTCTACTCCAAGACGTCGATCACCTCGGCGAAAAAGGCGAAATCCACGAGGTGGCGAACGGCTACGGCCGAAACTACCTGATTCCGCAGGGGATTGCCCGCCTTGCTACCGACGGCGCCATCAAGCAGGCACGCGAAGAGCAGCGTCAGGCTGCCCGCAAACAGGCAGCGAAAGCCGACGAGGCACAGGATCTCGCTGACGAGCTCGAAGACATGCAGGTCGTCTTCACCGCGAAAGTGGGCGAGGACAACCGCATCTTCGGTACCGTCACGACGCAGCAGATTGCTGTTGAGCTTGCCAACCGCGGCTACGAGATCGACCGTCGTAGCATCGACCTCGATGAAGACATTCGCGAGGTGGGTACCTACACGGCGCACATCCAGTTGCATCCGAAGGTGAAGGCGAAGCTATCCATTCAGGTCATTCCTGAAACAGGCGCCGACTTTTAG